Proteins from a genomic interval of Physeter macrocephalus isolate SW-GA chromosome 21, ASM283717v5, whole genome shotgun sequence:
- the LOC102989666 gene encoding transcriptional regulator Kaiso, translated as MESRKLISATDIQYSGSLLNSLNEQRGHGLFCDVTVIVEDRKFRAHRNILSASSTYFHQLFSVAGQVVELSFIRAEIFAEILNYIYSSKIVRVRSDLLDELIKSGQLLGVKFIAELGVPLSQVKSISGTAQDGNAETLPPGSSDKNLEIQKSKDEAQENGATIMPIITESFSLSAEDYEMKKIIVTDSDDDDDDVIFCSEILPAKETLPSTNTVAEVQPNPGSVAISDVAPCVSNSSPPLTNITPTQKLPTSVNQATLNQTQGSEKLLVSSAPTHLTPNIILLNQTSLTTPPNVSSSLPNHMSPSINVLVQNQQPPNSAVLTGNKANEEEEEEIIDDDDDTISSSPDSAVSNTSLVPQAEIPPNTAFDGSLIQKMQIPTLLQEPLSNSLKISDIITRNTNDPGLGSKHLMEGQKIITLDTATEIEGLSTGCKVYANIGEDTYDIVIPVKDDPDEGEARLENEIPKTSSSETANKRMKVKHDDHYELIVDGRVYYICIVCKRSYVCLTSLRRHFNIHSWEKKYPCRYCEKVFPLAEYRTKHEIHHTGERRYQCLACGKSFINYQFMSSHIKSVHSQDPSGDSKLYRLHPCRSLQIRQYAYLSDKSGTMPVMKDDGIGYKVDAGKEPPVGTTSTPQNKPMTWEDIFIQQENDSIFKQNVTDGSTEFEFIIPESY; from the coding sequence ATGGAGAGTAGAAAACTGATTTCTGCTACAGACATTCAATACTCTGGCAGTCTGCTGAACTCCTTGAATGAGCAACGTGGCCATGGACTCTTCTGTGATGTTACCGTTATTGTGGAAGACCGAAAATTCCGAGCCCACAGGAACATCCTTTCGGCTTCTAGTACTTACTTCCATCAGCTCTTCTCAGTTGCTGGGCAAGTTGTTGAACTGAGTTTTATAAGAGCAGAGATCTTTGCAGAAATTctcaattatatatatagttCTAAAATTGTTCGTGTTAGATCAGATTTACTTGATGAGTTAATTAAATCAGGGCAGTTATTAGGAGTTAAATTTATAGCAGAGCTTGGTGTCCCGTTGTCACAGGTTAAAAGCATCTCAGGTACAGCTCAGGATGGTAATGCAGAAACCTTACCTCCTGGTTCTAGTGACAAGAACCttgaaatacaaaaatcaaaagaTGAAGCCCAAGAAAATGGGGCCACTATAATGCCAATTATAACAGAGTCTTTTTCCTTATCTGCTGAAGATTATGAGATGAAAAAGATCATTGTTACCGATTcagatgatgatgacgatgacgtCATTTTCTGCTCTGAGATTCTGCCTGCAAAGGAGACTTTGCCGAGTACCAATACAGTGGCAGAGGTCCAGCCTAACCCAGGCTCTGTTGCTATTTCAGATGTTGCACCTTGTGTGAGCAATAGCTCTCCCCCTTTAACAAATATCACACCTACTCAGAAACTTCCTACTTCTGTGAATCAGGCAACTCTGAACCAAACACAAGGAAGTGAAAAATTGTTGGTATCTTCGGCCCCAACACATCTGACTCCCAACATCATTTTGTTAAATCAGACATCACTTACTACACCACCAAATGTCAGTTCTTCACTTCCAAATCATATGTCTCCTTCAATCAATGTACTTGTGCAGAATCAGCAGCCACCAAACAGTGCTGTTTTAACAGGAAACAAGGccaatgaagaggaggaggaggaaattatagatgatgatgatgacactATTAGCTCCAGTCCAGACTCGGCGGTCAGTAATACATCTTTGGTCCCACAGGCTGAGATCCCCCCAAATACCGCTTTTGATGGATCGTTGATACAGAAGATGCAGATTCCTACACTTCTGCAAGAGCCactttctaattctttaaaaatttcagatataATTACTAGAAACACTAATGATCCAGGTTTAGGATCAAAACATCTAATGGAGGGTCAGAAGATTATTACTTTAGATACAGCTACTGAAATTGAAGGCTTGTCGACGGGTTGCAAGGTTTATGCAAATATTGGTGAAGATACTTACGATATAGTGATCCCTGTCAAAGATGACCCTGACGAAGGGGAGGCCAGACTTGAGAATGAGATACCAAAAACATCTAGCAGTGAGACGGCAAATAAACGTATGAAGGTAAAACATGATGATCACTATGAGTTAATAGTAGATGGAAGGGTCTATTATATCTGTATTGTATGCAAAAGGTCATATGTCTGTCTGACAAGCTTGCGGAGACATTTTAACATTCATTCTTGGGAGAAGAAGTATCCTTGCCGTTACTGTGAGAAGGTATTTCCTCTTGCAGAATATCGCACAAAGCATGAAATTCATCACACAGGGGAGAGAAGGTATCAGTGTTTGGCCTGTGGCAAGTCTTTCATCAACTATCAGTTTATGTCTTCACACATAAAGTCAGTTCATAGTCAAGATCCTTCTGGAGACTCAAAGCTTTATCGTTTACATCCATGCAGGTCTTTACAGATCAGACAATATGCATACCTTTCTGATAAGTCAGGCACCATGCCTGTCATGAAGGATGATGGTATTGGGTATAAGGTTGATGCTGGGAAAGAACCTCCAGTAGGGACCACATCTACTCCTCAGAACAAGCCAATGACCTGGGAAGATATTTTTATTCAGCAGGAaaatgattcaatttttaaacagaatGTAACAGATGGCAGTACTGAGTTTGAATTTATAATACCAGAATCTTATTGA
- the LOC112066132 gene encoding transcriptional regulator Kaiso produces MESRKLISATDIQYSGSLLNSLNEQRGHGLFCDVTVIVEDRKFRAHRNILSASSTYFHQLFSVAGQVVELSFIRAEIFAEILNYIYSSKIVRVRSDLLDELIKSGQLLGVKFIAELGVPLSQVKSISGTAQDGNAETLPPGSSDKNLEIQKSKDEAQENGATIMPIITESFSLSAEDYEMKKIIVTDSDDDDDDVIFCSEILPAKETLPSTNTVAEVQPNPGSVAISDVAPCVSNSSPPLTNITPTQKLPTSVNQATLNQTQGSEKLLVSSAPTHLTPNIILLNQTSLTTPPNVSSSLPNHMSPSINVLVQNQQPPNSAVLTGNKANEEEEEEIIDDDDDTISSSPDSAVSNTSLVPQAEIPPNTAFDGSLIQKMQIPTLLQEPLSNSLKISDIITRNTNDPGLGSKHLMEGQKIITLDTATEIEGLSTGCKVYANIGEDTYDIVIPVKDDPDEGEARLENEIPKTSSSETANKRMKVKHDDHYELIVDGRVYYICIVCKRSYVCLTSLRRHFNIHSWEKKYPCRYCEKVFPLAEYRTKHEIHHTGERRYQCLACGKSFINYQFMSSHIKSVHSQDPSGDSKLYRLHPCRSLQIRQYAYLSDKSGTMPVMKDDGIGYKVDAGKEPPVGTTSTPQNKPMTWEDIFIQQENDSIFKQNVTDGSTEFEFIIPESY; encoded by the coding sequence ATGGAGAGTAGAAAACTGATTTCTGCTACAGACATTCAATACTCTGGCAGTCTGCTGAACTCCTTGAATGAGCAACGTGGCCATGGACTCTTCTGTGATGTTACCGTTATTGTGGAAGACCGAAAATTCCGAGCCCACAGGAACATCCTTTCGGCTTCTAGTACTTACTTCCATCAGCTCTTCTCAGTTGCTGGGCAAGTTGTTGAACTGAGTTTTATAAGAGCAGAGATCTTTGCAGAAATTctcaattatatatatagttCTAAAATTGTTCGTGTTAGATCAGATTTACTTGATGAGTTAATTAAATCAGGGCAGTTATTAGGAGTTAAATTTATAGCAGAGCTTGGTGTCCCGTTGTCACAGGTTAAAAGCATCTCAGGTACAGCTCAGGATGGTAATGCAGAAACCTTACCTCCTGGTTCTAGTGACAAGAACCttgaaatacaaaaatcaaaagaTGAAGCCCAAGAAAATGGGGCCACTATAATGCCAATTATAACAGAGTCTTTTTCCTTATCTGCTGAAGATTATGAGATGAAAAAGATCATTGTTACCGATTcagatgatgatgacgatgacgtCATTTTCTGCTCTGAGATTCTGCCTGCAAAGGAGACTTTGCCGAGTACCAATACAGTGGCAGAGGTCCAGCCTAACCCAGGCTCTGTTGCTATTTCAGATGTTGCACCTTGTGTGAGCAATAGCTCTCCCCCTTTAACAAATATCACACCTACTCAGAAACTTCCTACTTCTGTGAATCAGGCAACTCTGAACCAAACACAAGGAAGTGAAAAATTGTTGGTATCTTCGGCCCCAACACATCTGACTCCCAACATCATTTTGTTAAATCAGACATCACTTACTACACCACCAAATGTCAGTTCTTCACTTCCAAATCATATGTCTCCTTCAATCAATGTACTTGTGCAGAATCAGCAGCCACCAAACAGTGCTGTTTTAACAGGAAACAAGGccaatgaagaggaggaggaggaaattatagatgatgatgatgacactATTAGCTCCAGTCCAGACTCGGCGGTCAGTAATACATCTTTGGTCCCACAGGCTGAGATCCCCCCAAATACCGCTTTTGATGGATCGTTGATACAGAAGATGCAGATTCCTACACTTCTGCAAGAGCCactttctaattctttaaaaatttcagatataATAACTAGAAACACTAATGATCCAGGATTAGGATCAAAACATCTAATGGAGGGCCAGAAGATTATTACTTTAGATACAGCTACTGAAATTGAAGGCTTGTCGACGGGTTGCAAGGTTTATGCAAATATTGGTGAAGATACTTACGATATAGTGATCCCTGTCAAAGATGACCCTGACGAAGGGGAGGCCAGACTTGAGAATGAGATACCAAAAACATCTAGCAGTGAGACGGCAAATAAACGTATGAAGGTAAAACATGATGATCACTATGAGTTAATAGTAGATGGAAGGGTCTATTATATCTGTATTGTATGCAAAAGGTCATATGTCTGTCTGACAAGCTTGCGGAGACATTTTAACATTCATTCTTGGGAGAAGAAGTATCCTTGCCGTTACTGTGAGAAGGTATTTCCTCTTGCAGAATATCGCACAAAGCATGAAATTCATCACACAGGGGAGAGAAGGTATCAGTGTTTGGCCTGTGGCAAGTCTTTCATCAACTATCAGTTTATGTCTTCACACATAAAGTCAGTTCATAGTCAAGATCCTTCTGGAGACTCAAAGCTTTATCGTTTACATCCATGCAGGTCTTTACAGATCAGACAATATGCATACCTTTCTGATAAGTCAGGCACCATGCCTGTCATGAAGGATGATGGTATTGGGTATAAGGTTGATGCTGGGAAAGAACCTCCAGTAGGGACCACATCTACTCCTCAGAACAAGCCAATGACCTGGGAAGATATTTTTATTCAGCAGGAaaatgattcaatttttaaacagaatGTAACAGATGGCAGTACTGAGTTTGAATTTATAATACCAGAATCTTATTGA